The following coding sequences are from one Verrucosispora sp. WMMD573 window:
- a CDS encoding permease has product MGSVEVLAALLIILIIFREPIAAALDDPRIQTWTTVFVSIMVQAVPFLAFGVLLSAVIAVFVPRSFWAKALPRHPALAVPAASAAGVVLPGCECGSVPIAGSLIRRGVTPAAALAFLLAAPAVNPIVLTATAVAFPNNPEMVLARGVASLIVAMIMGWLWLRLGRTEWIRMPRRPELDDASRGRAFWAAVRHDVTHAGGFLVLGAMAAASINVLVPERWLQTLADNTWLSILALALLAVLLSLCSEADAFVAASLSQFSLTSRLVFLVVGPMVDLKLISMQAGVFGRRFAFRFAPTTFVVAVLVAVGAGAVLL; this is encoded by the coding sequence ATCGGCTCGGTGGAGGTCCTGGCGGCGCTGCTGATCATCCTGATCATCTTTCGGGAGCCGATCGCCGCCGCCCTGGACGATCCCCGCATCCAGACCTGGACCACCGTCTTCGTCTCGATCATGGTGCAGGCGGTGCCGTTCCTGGCCTTCGGCGTGCTGCTCTCCGCCGTGATCGCGGTCTTCGTACCCCGATCCTTCTGGGCGAAGGCGTTGCCCCGACACCCGGCGTTGGCGGTGCCGGCGGCCAGCGCGGCCGGGGTGGTGCTGCCGGGCTGCGAATGCGGTTCGGTGCCGATCGCCGGGTCACTGATCCGGCGGGGCGTCACCCCGGCCGCCGCGCTGGCGTTCCTGCTCGCCGCCCCGGCGGTCAACCCGATCGTGCTCACCGCCACCGCGGTCGCCTTCCCGAACAACCCCGAGATGGTGCTCGCCCGGGGCGTCGCCAGCCTGATCGTCGCCATGATCATGGGTTGGCTCTGGCTGCGACTCGGGCGTACCGAATGGATCAGGATGCCGCGCCGGCCGGAGTTGGACGACGCGTCCCGGGGGCGGGCCTTCTGGGCCGCCGTCCGTCACGACGTGACCCACGCCGGTGGATTCCTGGTGCTCGGCGCGATGGCCGCCGCCAGCATCAACGTGCTGGTGCCGGAGCGGTGGTTGCAGACCCTGGCCGACAACACGTGGTTGTCGATCCTGGCGCTGGCGCTGCTCGCCGTGCTGCTCTCGCTCTGCTCGGAGGCCGACGCCTTCGTCGCCGCCTCGCTGTCCCAGTTCTCGCTCACGTCCCGACTGGTCTTCCTGGTGGTGGGGCCGATGGTCGATCTCAAGTTGATCTCGATGCAGGCCGGCGTGTTCGGCCGCCGCTTCGCGTTCCGGTTCGCGCCGACCACCTTCGTGGTGGCCGTGCTGGTCGCTGTCGGCGCCGGGGCGGTGCTGCTGTGA
- a CDS encoding TIGR03943 family protein, translating into MNRQAQAVILLLLGGAVIRASVTDLYLRYVKEGLRPFLIAAGLLLIAAAIMTLWYELRPPAPRALTPADGSGVGHDGHGHAHHEPRIGWLLILPVLGLLLVAPPALGSYAAGQAGTALSSQQQSDYPPLPEGDPVQVSVLDYASRALFDRGTSIGDRRVQLTGFIATGADGQPILARMVLSCCAADGRPVKLGLTGDVPAGLPDDSWVEVIGRYSDRLGRDPVNDAEIPYLEVESWRQVPVPKRPYD; encoded by the coding sequence GTGAACCGGCAGGCGCAGGCGGTGATCCTGCTGCTGCTCGGCGGCGCGGTGATCCGGGCCAGCGTCACCGACCTCTACCTGCGCTACGTCAAGGAGGGCCTGCGTCCCTTCCTGATCGCCGCCGGCCTGCTGCTGATCGCCGCCGCGATCATGACGCTCTGGTACGAGTTGCGCCCGCCGGCCCCCCGCGCGTTGACCCCGGCCGACGGATCGGGCGTCGGCCACGACGGCCACGGGCACGCCCACCACGAGCCGAGGATCGGTTGGCTGCTGATCCTGCCCGTGCTCGGCCTGCTGCTGGTCGCCCCGCCGGCGCTCGGGTCGTACGCGGCGGGCCAGGCCGGCACGGCGCTGAGCAGCCAACAGCAGTCGGACTACCCGCCGCTGCCCGAGGGTGACCCGGTGCAGGTAAGCGTTCTGGACTACGCCTCCCGGGCGCTGTTCGACCGGGGTACGTCGATCGGCGATCGGCGGGTGCAGCTCACCGGCTTCATCGCCACCGGCGCGGACGGCCAGCCGATCCTGGCCCGGATGGTGCTGTCCTGCTGCGCCGCCGACGGACGCCCGGTCAAGCTCGGGTTGACCGGCGACGTACCGGCCGGGTTGCCCGACGACAGCTGGGTGGAGGTGATCGGTCGCTACAGCGACCGGCTCGGCCGGGATCCGGTGAACGACGCCGAGATCCCCTACCTTGAGGTCGAGTCCTGGCGGCAGGTGCCTGTCCCCAAGCGCCCGTACGACTGA
- a CDS encoding ABC transporter ATP-binding protein: protein MGDGVGVRGFGWRHAGRRGWAVRGVDLRVEHGEKVLLLGASGAGKSTLLAALAGLLPEDSGEREGTIEIDGQPVGEARDRVGIVFQDPQSQLVMARSGDDVAFGLENRGVPAGQIWARVDGALDRVGFPYHRDRPTAALSGGEQQRLALAGVLALRPGLLLLDEPTANLDPAGAALIRAALARAVDADTTLILVEHRVAEALPLVDRVVVLEPGGGVRADGSPEAVFAAHGDSLAAEGVWVPGRENPPRRAAGPAGEVLLTAEQLGQPPRLAATDLTVRAGEALAVLGPNGAGKSTLALLLGGLLRPGTGRLAASRGLAGVDSRTAPHRWRAPALTRRIGSVFQNPEHQFVTGTVFDELALGPRRTGASESAVQDRVTELLSRLRLERLAAANPYTLSGGEARRLSVATALATAPRLLICDEPTFGQDRRTWRELVDLLADLRDAGHGLVTVTHDADFVAALADRTLALAPPGPGPESR, encoded by the coding sequence GTGGGTGACGGGGTGGGGGTGCGGGGGTTCGGGTGGCGGCATGCCGGAAGGCGTGGCTGGGCGGTGCGCGGGGTGGATCTGCGGGTGGAGCACGGCGAGAAGGTGCTGCTGCTCGGAGCGTCCGGAGCCGGCAAGAGCACGTTGCTGGCGGCGTTGGCCGGGCTGCTGCCCGAGGACTCCGGGGAGCGGGAAGGCACCATCGAGATCGACGGCCAGCCGGTCGGCGAGGCCCGGGACCGGGTCGGCATCGTCTTCCAGGACCCGCAGTCCCAACTCGTCATGGCCCGCAGCGGCGACGACGTGGCGTTCGGGCTGGAGAACCGGGGCGTGCCGGCCGGACAGATCTGGGCGCGAGTGGACGGGGCACTGGACCGGGTCGGCTTCCCGTACCACCGGGACCGGCCCACCGCGGCGCTCTCCGGCGGCGAACAGCAGCGCCTCGCCCTGGCCGGGGTGCTGGCGCTGCGTCCCGGCCTGCTGCTGCTGGACGAGCCCACCGCCAACCTCGACCCGGCCGGTGCCGCCCTGATCCGCGCGGCGCTCGCCCGGGCGGTGGACGCCGACACCACCCTGATCCTGGTCGAACACCGGGTCGCCGAGGCGCTCCCCCTGGTCGACCGGGTGGTGGTGCTCGAACCCGGCGGCGGGGTCCGCGCCGACGGCTCACCGGAGGCGGTCTTCGCCGCGCACGGCGACTCACTCGCCGCCGAGGGAGTCTGGGTGCCCGGCCGGGAGAACCCGCCACGTCGGGCCGCCGGCCCGGCCGGCGAGGTGCTGCTCACCGCCGAACAGCTCGGCCAGCCACCCCGGCTGGCCGCCACCGACCTGACCGTACGCGCCGGTGAGGCGCTCGCGGTGCTCGGGCCGAACGGCGCCGGGAAGTCCACCCTGGCGCTACTGCTCGGCGGACTCCTCCGGCCCGGCACCGGGCGGCTGGCGGCGAGCCGGGGACTGGCCGGAGTGGACTCGCGGACCGCGCCGCACCGTTGGCGGGCACCGGCGCTGACCCGCCGGATCGGCTCGGTGTTCCAGAATCCCGAGCACCAGTTCGTCACCGGTACGGTCTTCGACGAGTTGGCCCTGGGCCCGCGCCGGACCGGGGCGTCCGAATCGGCGGTGCAGGACCGCGTCACGGAACTGTTGAGCCGGCTGCGGCTGGAGCGGCTCGCCGCCGCCAACCCGTACACCCTCTCCGGTGGCGAGGCGCGGCGGCTGAGCGTGGCGACCGCCCTGGCCACCGCGCCCCGCCTGCTCATCTGCGACGAACCCACCTTCGGCCAGGACCGGCGCACCTGGCGTGAGCTGGTGG
- a CDS encoding ECF transporter S component: protein MQTTESNRWRTIDIVVASVIAVAFGVIFWAWGVVWSATEGAFSFFPPAQTLIYGVWLVPAVLGGLVIRKPGASLYCELLAAIISALLGSQWGTIVLLQGLMQGLGAELAFAAFRYRSYRLPAALLAGALTGLSAAIFDFVYWNAERDIATYRLPYAALTIISATVIAGAGAYALTRALARTGVLDRFPAARERPLV, encoded by the coding sequence GTGCAGACCACCGAGAGCAACCGCTGGCGCACCATCGACATCGTGGTGGCGTCGGTCATCGCCGTCGCCTTCGGCGTCATCTTCTGGGCCTGGGGCGTGGTGTGGAGCGCCACCGAGGGCGCCTTCAGCTTCTTCCCGCCGGCACAGACCCTCATCTACGGTGTCTGGCTGGTGCCGGCCGTGCTCGGCGGCCTGGTCATCCGCAAGCCCGGCGCCTCGCTGTACTGCGAACTGCTGGCGGCGATCATCTCGGCCCTGCTGGGCAGCCAGTGGGGCACCATCGTCCTGTTGCAGGGCCTGATGCAGGGTCTCGGCGCCGAACTGGCCTTCGCCGCCTTCCGGTACCGGTCCTACCGACTGCCGGCCGCCCTGCTGGCCGGCGCGCTGACCGGCCTGAGCGCGGCGATCTTCGACTTCGTCTACTGGAACGCCGAACGCGACATCGCCACCTACCGCCTGCCCTACGCCGCGCTCACCATCATCAGCGCCACCGTCATCGCCGGTGCCGGCGCGTACGCCCTCACCCGCGCCCTGGCCCGCACCGGCGTCCTGGACCGCTTCCCCGCCGCCCGCGAACGCCCCCTCGTCTGA